A genomic stretch from Scomber scombrus chromosome 8, fScoSco1.1, whole genome shotgun sequence includes:
- the cracd gene encoding capping protein inhibiting regulator of actin dynamics isoform X2 has product MSQENVSDKVRNLQRQIAQSIKFGQKPPSLRRSEGDEGSSDEEEVPQSPLKVMAQVEVEPAKTEPKVQETQQAGSHSTPVKSLRSKRVLPPTGTIESINLDAVPQSVPRLDNTAAKHKLSVKPKNQRVSRKHRRFTQEIQEVSMPGVLQEDFEAAGVSTVDQRRTSVEESLESFKKQRLHEEERQETKKKLEEQRFRQEEEERRKRAEELRLHELEEERCRKQQEEERIRKDEEERRIREEEERRIQEEAERRIREEEERRIREEVERRRREEEEQMRKEEEERRMREEQERRQREEEERRRLEEQRRKDEERKKREEEEEARRQEELEAERLRLEKLREEEERKKKEEAEKQRLQEIEEKKKIEAEERMRKEEEEQRRLSVEDPDGSSDPQERQRRAEELRWREMEERQRPFSFKVSSGEKQILFQKVNLTPVTPTSSHQSSAAADQREGAKVSSSEGPDSPNLPTSPYVPHTAILVTGAQLCGTAVNLDQIKDTACKSLLGLGEDRKAQGTPPTKSKTSPDRKSGKTKSLNESSPTTDQSSADVLAEWASIRSKIFKGVEEGKYEEYPESSKNQPQPSSEEQPVFAHTNLRKTMSASAKFSITPAKKKFGDSNRNSEVFTTDEKEAGEEIPPSDSPTASSPTPTSKPQNRTSKTVRIVERGSEECMFAKDLPSFLVPSPGDKPEGQELRSRGHSETEAPESKEEGEERGSGSEDKPSPFGIKLRRTNYSLRFHNEQSTEKRKKRYSAGDSFDGVPSPLTPIEPDSDASSVFSDRSSPTSPQRDCVIGKYLHACASPIPRAKSVKSTSPTAHSEGEKVVSKPPLYRRPATSPKPTGATPTPPPSPLPKVVHGSPGEATVLRTGGADSPSQEQPNRSEEPSAVAQLQRSSHGQIQGEEEPKEKRSFFPSINIPWREKVDRKTELMKREKPSLQSRHSLDSAKVQEKEAGPLWITLALQKQKGFREQQQNREDRRSQREAKLAEKHSKDRDSVTLVSPTESRGSGSTSPSSKPQTPEEPKRPDSLLGRFERRDHLKKANTLPSSVTVEIADSTPSPPAVKEVSKRFPSSDSPQVSTEPAWLALAKRKAKAWSDCPQIIK; this is encoded by the exons ATGTCCCAGGAAAACGTCTCTGATAAAGTTCGGAATCTGCAG AGGCAGATAGCACAAAGTATAAAGTTCGGCCAGAAACCTCCCTCTCTGAGGAGGAGTGAGGGAGATGAGGGCAGTTCAGATGAGGAGGAGGTTCCCCAGAGCCCTCTGAAGGTGATGGCACAGGTGGAAGTAGAGCCAGCAAAAACAGAGCCAAAG GTCCAGGAGACCCAACAAGCAGGATCGCACAGCACCCCAGTGAAGTCCCTGAGGTCCAAACGAGTTCTTCCACCTACTGGTACGATCGAGTCTATCAACCTGGATGCTGTCCCGCAGTCTGTTCCTCGCTTAGACAACACCGCTGCCAAGCATAAACTGTCCGTCAAACCGAAAAATCAGAGGGTTTCCCGCAAACACCGGCGGTTCACACAG GAGATCCAAGAGGTATCTATGCCTGGTGTGCTGCAAGAGGACTTCGAGGCAGCAGGTGTCTCCACAGTTGATCAGCGCAGGACATCTGTTGAGGAGTCGCTTGAAAGCTTCAAGAAACAAAGACTCCATGAGGAGGAaagacaagaaacaaaaaagaagttGGAGGAACAGAGGTTcagacaggaggaagaggagaggaggaagagagcagaggagcTGAGGCTGCATgaactggaggaggagaggtgtcgtaaacagcaggaggaggagcgcATCCGTaaagatgaggaagaaagaaggattagggaggaggaagagagaaggattcaggaggaggcagagagaaggattcgggaggaagaggagagaaggatcAGGGAAGAGGTAGAAAGGAGGCGgcgagaggaggaagagcagatgcggaaagaggaagaggaaaggaggatgagaGAAGAACAGGAGCGCCGAcagcgggaggaggaggagaggagacgacttgaagagcagaggagaaaagatgaggagagaaagaagcgggaggaggaggaggaggcaagaAGGCAGGAGGAGCTTGAGGCTGAGCGTCTACGTTTGGAGAAGctaagagaggaggaggaaaggaagaaaaaggaggaagcagAAAAGCAGAGGTTGCAGGAgattgaagaaaagaaaaaaatagaagcagaggagagaatgagaaaggaggaggaggagcagaggaggctgTCTGTAGAGGATCCAGATGGCAGCTCAGATCCACaggagaggcagaggagagcTGAGGAGCTGCGctggagagagatggaggagagacagaggccTTTCTCTTTCAAAGTTTCCTCtggagaaaaacagattttgttCCAAAAGGTCAACCTGACGCCCGTTACGCCGACCTCCAGCCACCAGAGCAGTGCTGCCGCTGATCAGAGAGAAGGTGCTAAGGTCTCCTCCTCTGAAGGACCAGACTCCCCCAACTTGCCAACATCTCCATATGTCCCCCACACAGCCATTCTGGTGACAGGCGCCCAGCTTTGTGGAACAGCTGTCAATTTGGACCAGATCAAAGACACCGCCTGCAAGTCTCTGTTGGGTTTAGGAGAGGATAGAAAGGCCCAGGGAACACCGCCAACCAAGAGCAAGACTTCACCAGACCGCAAGTCTGGCAAAACCAAATCACTCAATGAGTCCTCTCCCACTACAGACCAGTCCAGTGCTGACGTCCTGGCAGAGTGGGCTAGTATCAGATCGAAGATATTCAAGGGGGTAGAAGAAGGAAAGTATGAAGAGTACCCAGAGTCGAGCAAAAACCAGCCTCAGCCCAGCAGTGAAGAACAGCCTGTGTTCGCCCACACGAACCTCAGGAAGACAATGTCAGCCAGCGCCAAGTTCTCCATCACCCCCGCAAAGAAGAAGTTCGGAGATTCAAACAGAAACTCTGAGGTGTTCACTACAGATGAGAAAGAAGCAGGAGAGGAAATTCCTCCATCTGATAGCCCTACTGCATCCTCACCAACACCAACCAGTAAACCTCAGAACAGGACCAGTAAAACTGTCCGTATTGTAGAAAGAGGGTCAGAGGAATGTATGTTTGCCAAAGACCTCCCCTCTTTCCTGGTTCCCAGCCCTGGAGACAAACCTGAGGGGCAAGAATTGAGGAGCAGGggacacagtgagacagaggCACCTGAAAgcaaagaggagggagaggagcgGGGCTCAGGCAGTGAAGACAAGCCCTCACCTTTTGGCATTAAGCTGAGGAGGACCAACTACTCCCTCCGCTTTCACAACGAACAGTCcacagagaaaaggaagaaacgCTACAGTGCAGGAGACAGCTTTGATGGCGTCCCTTCACCTCTCACCCCCATCGAGCCAGACTCTGATGCTTCCTCTGTCTTTTCTGACAGATCAAGTCCCACATCGCCTCAGAGAGATTGTGTGATCGGCAAATACTTACATGCATGTGCCTCCCCTATCCCCCGTGCTAAATCAGTCAAGTCTACCAGCCCGACCGCACACAGTGAAGGCGAAAAGGTGGTTTCAAAGCCACCGCTCTACCGAAGACCAGCCACGTCACCCAAACCTACTGGAGCAACCCCAACACCTCCCCCATCGCCGTTACCTAAAGTGGTCCATGGCTCTCCCGGTGAGGCCACAGTTCTGAGAACTGGGGGCGCAGATTCACCCAGCCAGGAGCAGCCAAACAGGAGCGAGGAACCATCAGCGGTGGCCCAGTTGCAGAGGAGCAGCCATGGCCAGATCCAAGGGGAAGAAGAGCCGAAGGAGAAGAGATCCTTCTTCCCCTCCATTAACATCCCCTGGAGAGAGAAggtggacagaaagacagagctCATGAAAAGAG AAAAACCATCACTACAGAGCAGGCACTCACTCGACAGTGCGAAGGTCCAGGAGAAGGAAGCTGGGCCGTTATGGATCACACTGGCGCTGCAGAAGCAGAAGGGTTtcagggagcagcagcagaaccGAGAGGACCGCCGTAGCCAAAGAGAGGCCAAACTGGcagaaaaacactcaaaagATAGAGACAGC GTTACGCTGGTGAGCcccacagagagcagaggaagtgGAAGTACCAGTCCCAGCTCTAAACCTCAGACACCAGAGGAGCCCAAGAGACCAGACAGCCTCCTGGGAAGATTTGAGCGTCGGGACCACCTGAAAAAAGCCAACACTTTACCCAGTTCTGTCACTG
- the cracd gene encoding capping protein inhibiting regulator of actin dynamics isoform X1 produces the protein MSQENVSDKVRNLQRQIAQSIKFGQKPPSLRRSEGDEGSSDEEEVPQSPLKVMAQVEVEPAKTEPKQVQETQQAGSHSTPVKSLRSKRVLPPTGTIESINLDAVPQSVPRLDNTAAKHKLSVKPKNQRVSRKHRRFTQEIQEVSMPGVLQEDFEAAGVSTVDQRRTSVEESLESFKKQRLHEEERQETKKKLEEQRFRQEEEERRKRAEELRLHELEEERCRKQQEEERIRKDEEERRIREEEERRIQEEAERRIREEEERRIREEVERRRREEEEQMRKEEEERRMREEQERRQREEEERRRLEEQRRKDEERKKREEEEEARRQEELEAERLRLEKLREEEERKKKEEAEKQRLQEIEEKKKIEAEERMRKEEEEQRRLSVEDPDGSSDPQERQRRAEELRWREMEERQRPFSFKVSSGEKQILFQKVNLTPVTPTSSHQSSAAADQREGAKVSSSEGPDSPNLPTSPYVPHTAILVTGAQLCGTAVNLDQIKDTACKSLLGLGEDRKAQGTPPTKSKTSPDRKSGKTKSLNESSPTTDQSSADVLAEWASIRSKIFKGVEEGKYEEYPESSKNQPQPSSEEQPVFAHTNLRKTMSASAKFSITPAKKKFGDSNRNSEVFTTDEKEAGEEIPPSDSPTASSPTPTSKPQNRTSKTVRIVERGSEECMFAKDLPSFLVPSPGDKPEGQELRSRGHSETEAPESKEEGEERGSGSEDKPSPFGIKLRRTNYSLRFHNEQSTEKRKKRYSAGDSFDGVPSPLTPIEPDSDASSVFSDRSSPTSPQRDCVIGKYLHACASPIPRAKSVKSTSPTAHSEGEKVVSKPPLYRRPATSPKPTGATPTPPPSPLPKVVHGSPGEATVLRTGGADSPSQEQPNRSEEPSAVAQLQRSSHGQIQGEEEPKEKRSFFPSINIPWREKVDRKTELMKREKPSLQSRHSLDSAKVQEKEAGPLWITLALQKQKGFREQQQNREDRRSQREAKLAEKHSKDRDSVTLVSPTESRGSGSTSPSSKPQTPEEPKRPDSLLGRFERRDHLKKANTLPSSVTVEIADSTPSPPAVKEVSKRFPSSDSPQVSTEPAWLALAKRKAKAWSDCPQIIK, from the exons ATGTCCCAGGAAAACGTCTCTGATAAAGTTCGGAATCTGCAG AGGCAGATAGCACAAAGTATAAAGTTCGGCCAGAAACCTCCCTCTCTGAGGAGGAGTGAGGGAGATGAGGGCAGTTCAGATGAGGAGGAGGTTCCCCAGAGCCCTCTGAAGGTGATGGCACAGGTGGAAGTAGAGCCAGCAAAAACAGAGCCAAAG CAGGTCCAGGAGACCCAACAAGCAGGATCGCACAGCACCCCAGTGAAGTCCCTGAGGTCCAAACGAGTTCTTCCACCTACTGGTACGATCGAGTCTATCAACCTGGATGCTGTCCCGCAGTCTGTTCCTCGCTTAGACAACACCGCTGCCAAGCATAAACTGTCCGTCAAACCGAAAAATCAGAGGGTTTCCCGCAAACACCGGCGGTTCACACAG GAGATCCAAGAGGTATCTATGCCTGGTGTGCTGCAAGAGGACTTCGAGGCAGCAGGTGTCTCCACAGTTGATCAGCGCAGGACATCTGTTGAGGAGTCGCTTGAAAGCTTCAAGAAACAAAGACTCCATGAGGAGGAaagacaagaaacaaaaaagaagttGGAGGAACAGAGGTTcagacaggaggaagaggagaggaggaagagagcagaggagcTGAGGCTGCATgaactggaggaggagaggtgtcgtaaacagcaggaggaggagcgcATCCGTaaagatgaggaagaaagaaggattagggaggaggaagagagaaggattcaggaggaggcagagagaaggattcgggaggaagaggagagaaggatcAGGGAAGAGGTAGAAAGGAGGCGgcgagaggaggaagagcagatgcggaaagaggaagaggaaaggaggatgagaGAAGAACAGGAGCGCCGAcagcgggaggaggaggagaggagacgacttgaagagcagaggagaaaagatgaggagagaaagaagcgggaggaggaggaggaggcaagaAGGCAGGAGGAGCTTGAGGCTGAGCGTCTACGTTTGGAGAAGctaagagaggaggaggaaaggaagaaaaaggaggaagcagAAAAGCAGAGGTTGCAGGAgattgaagaaaagaaaaaaatagaagcagaggagagaatgagaaaggaggaggaggagcagaggaggctgTCTGTAGAGGATCCAGATGGCAGCTCAGATCCACaggagaggcagaggagagcTGAGGAGCTGCGctggagagagatggaggagagacagaggccTTTCTCTTTCAAAGTTTCCTCtggagaaaaacagattttgttCCAAAAGGTCAACCTGACGCCCGTTACGCCGACCTCCAGCCACCAGAGCAGTGCTGCCGCTGATCAGAGAGAAGGTGCTAAGGTCTCCTCCTCTGAAGGACCAGACTCCCCCAACTTGCCAACATCTCCATATGTCCCCCACACAGCCATTCTGGTGACAGGCGCCCAGCTTTGTGGAACAGCTGTCAATTTGGACCAGATCAAAGACACCGCCTGCAAGTCTCTGTTGGGTTTAGGAGAGGATAGAAAGGCCCAGGGAACACCGCCAACCAAGAGCAAGACTTCACCAGACCGCAAGTCTGGCAAAACCAAATCACTCAATGAGTCCTCTCCCACTACAGACCAGTCCAGTGCTGACGTCCTGGCAGAGTGGGCTAGTATCAGATCGAAGATATTCAAGGGGGTAGAAGAAGGAAAGTATGAAGAGTACCCAGAGTCGAGCAAAAACCAGCCTCAGCCCAGCAGTGAAGAACAGCCTGTGTTCGCCCACACGAACCTCAGGAAGACAATGTCAGCCAGCGCCAAGTTCTCCATCACCCCCGCAAAGAAGAAGTTCGGAGATTCAAACAGAAACTCTGAGGTGTTCACTACAGATGAGAAAGAAGCAGGAGAGGAAATTCCTCCATCTGATAGCCCTACTGCATCCTCACCAACACCAACCAGTAAACCTCAGAACAGGACCAGTAAAACTGTCCGTATTGTAGAAAGAGGGTCAGAGGAATGTATGTTTGCCAAAGACCTCCCCTCTTTCCTGGTTCCCAGCCCTGGAGACAAACCTGAGGGGCAAGAATTGAGGAGCAGGggacacagtgagacagaggCACCTGAAAgcaaagaggagggagaggagcgGGGCTCAGGCAGTGAAGACAAGCCCTCACCTTTTGGCATTAAGCTGAGGAGGACCAACTACTCCCTCCGCTTTCACAACGAACAGTCcacagagaaaaggaagaaacgCTACAGTGCAGGAGACAGCTTTGATGGCGTCCCTTCACCTCTCACCCCCATCGAGCCAGACTCTGATGCTTCCTCTGTCTTTTCTGACAGATCAAGTCCCACATCGCCTCAGAGAGATTGTGTGATCGGCAAATACTTACATGCATGTGCCTCCCCTATCCCCCGTGCTAAATCAGTCAAGTCTACCAGCCCGACCGCACACAGTGAAGGCGAAAAGGTGGTTTCAAAGCCACCGCTCTACCGAAGACCAGCCACGTCACCCAAACCTACTGGAGCAACCCCAACACCTCCCCCATCGCCGTTACCTAAAGTGGTCCATGGCTCTCCCGGTGAGGCCACAGTTCTGAGAACTGGGGGCGCAGATTCACCCAGCCAGGAGCAGCCAAACAGGAGCGAGGAACCATCAGCGGTGGCCCAGTTGCAGAGGAGCAGCCATGGCCAGATCCAAGGGGAAGAAGAGCCGAAGGAGAAGAGATCCTTCTTCCCCTCCATTAACATCCCCTGGAGAGAGAAggtggacagaaagacagagctCATGAAAAGAG AAAAACCATCACTACAGAGCAGGCACTCACTCGACAGTGCGAAGGTCCAGGAGAAGGAAGCTGGGCCGTTATGGATCACACTGGCGCTGCAGAAGCAGAAGGGTTtcagggagcagcagcagaaccGAGAGGACCGCCGTAGCCAAAGAGAGGCCAAACTGGcagaaaaacactcaaaagATAGAGACAGC GTTACGCTGGTGAGCcccacagagagcagaggaagtgGAAGTACCAGTCCCAGCTCTAAACCTCAGACACCAGAGGAGCCCAAGAGACCAGACAGCCTCCTGGGAAGATTTGAGCGTCGGGACCACCTGAAAAAAGCCAACACTTTACCCAGTTCTGTCACTG